Part of the Sebastes umbrosus isolate fSebUmb1 chromosome 3, fSebUmb1.pri, whole genome shotgun sequence genome is shown below.
aagcacTGACAGGTAAATTAAGCTTGTATTTGCAGCTTTATGTAATATATTTGATATTGTGTTGAATGAATTTACACTTTCTTTTCCCGCTTATGGCTGCAGATCTTTTCTCCCAATATGTTCCTCCAAGACGTCCAGTCAGCCCTTTTGGAGTAAATCATGTCAGCAGTCACAGAGAAACTATGGAGAAAGAGCTTCAACCCTCCCAAGAGCCAAGCCCAAAACATACAGCTCTCCAACTCTCCCTGCAAAGCCCAGCATCTCCATATTTCCTGCACCAATGCCAAATTCCTCTCCCACTCTGAAACCAAAGCCAAAGGATTCTCTTCATCTCCCCATCTCACAGTTCACTGATCCTCCTCCATTACCGCACCAGCCTCAGCCCAAGCCAAGTGTATCTCCAACTCTGACTGTCCCAACACCTCGACTGAGTCCATCTCCGACTTCCCTGTGCCAAGGGATGAGTTTGGATGGCCGAGGTGACAAGCAGCCGTCTCCTGTCGCTAAAGAAAGACGCGCTAGATCGATCACCATATCGAATACTAAAGCTGAGCCTGAGTCCATCAAACAGACGTCTTCAAATGAGGCAAAGCATGACATCCTTGACCAAGTAGCTTTACTGGACTTTACTCATCCTGCGTTGAGAAGAGCTTGTTCCATGTCTCGATATCAGACTGAGTCCCAGAGACAAGCAGTCACGTCTCAGGGCTCCTGCTTAATGCAAGGCAAAGTTGGTTTAagtagaaaagaagaaaatattgCAAAAGATAAACCAAAGCCTCCCCCAAGGAAAATAGACACTACTTCAATCCCTAAACCAAAGTCAAACATCAAACAGCAACAGGAATTTGTGCCAAGTGGAACGACAGGTACACAAACCTCGCTCTCAGAGTCTGAAGGGATTATGTCTGCTAATGTTGTTCAGAGAGAGTCTCAGTCAGCGTTTGATGTACTGGCTACTCAGTCGAGCCTGAACCTTCACAGGAAGCGTACAGACTACCCTCAGAGGAGGAATTATACCTCCAGTCCCCAATCGTATGAACACATGTATTCTGAGAGAAGTGCAACTTCACCAACGACTCCCAAAATGTCGTTTTCCACAGAACCTCTCTTGAATCAGTCACCCAATATTGAGACCAGGAGACGACGATTTGACTTCAGCAATGACGCAAAAATGGATACAACATTTCCATCAAATCTCAGGAGACCTAAAGAAGAAAACAGCATACGGACAATTACAGGAAATCTGTCTAAAGTCTCTCAACAAACCAGCGCTTCTCAAAACGTCAAGTCTCCTCAGAAACACAGATTCTGGTCGAAGGCTCTGGCCCCACTAAGACAGTCCGACTGTGTTTCAAAGGATTACAGCCGCCAGTTAAGAGACATTGATCGTGAAACAGAGTCTACTCAGTGTGCGCATAGATTAGATCGATTTAAGACATGTCTGGTTGCACCTCAGACACAGGAGGCCTCCCGACCTGCTTCTGTTGAGTGTGCCGCATCAAAAACTGCCCTTTCAAACCCTGATATTATCTCACGCAAACATCAGTTCgatcacaaacaaaataaaagccacaaaGAGGTGAACCTCAGTGACACAGGAATGGATCAAACAGATATTTTTGCACCACCTGACCATCACGGGGCAAAGCTACCAGAATATCCCTCAGAGAAATACTGCCTATTCAACACAAACAGTTTTGGCATCAGTTCAAAGGGGGTCTTTGACCTGCCATCCCGACCACAGCACAGAGTGAACCAGAGACCAGAcgagacaacaacaacagcttccCCTTCACGACACCAACCACATTACTCTCCAGCAGACAGAGCATTTATCATGGAGGAGCCAGAGGACCCCTATTACGTCACCATGTATTACCCGGGTTCAGTGTACGTGGGTGAGTACAGAGATACACAAACTACTTGGAAAACTTTAATTGAACAAAGTCAATAAATTCCTCAAAGCCCACATGATAGGGACTCTTTCATCTcttgtttttaatctttttagAGTTCAATAATTTTCTCTCTAAGGGGGTTGAAAGTCAGACGAGGGGGTGGTCAAAGAGGATAGCGGAGGGATTTAAGACGCCGCTCCTTATCAGTTGAGTAACAGACATGCTGAAGATAGACACGGCAACGTTGGTTAGCAGACTCCATCAGAGTGAGTAGTCCAGGAGGACATGTCAATACAGCCCtccacagagacaaacaggCACACAACCGAAACATGCAGAAAGGAAAACGAAAGAAGGACGACAGGAGAGCAGCTCAGGGATAAAGTGTGAGTAGTGTGGAGCAGTTGAGGTTCTCTTCCTGTTAAACTTTAAAGGAAAATTTTACTAAACAATATCACAACAATTGCAAATGCTGTGTAATTACCAGGGATGCATCAATACCAGATTGGATATCAggtcgatactgactcaaatagctggatcggatatcgttgacaatggggccgatctattcaatttgatttgatgtttatatactatatacataatatactggagttttaattcctttttaagttttgaccaatttcttGCTGCAtgaaaaaggtttacacctgaattgtacattttattaataataaaagttcattttgaaggtttttttaccaagtttctggtgtacgacttattattttaataataaataataattcagtacatttatatctatgtatttatttgttatatttagttttagaaaggtaggaaagcaatgtttaagtcaagcctgatgttgcctaacacataaatgaatgatcccagtcacttccacacagtgaggcatacagcttattaattagacactggtatcggatcggtactcggtatcggccgatacccaaagcccaggtatcgctatcggtatcgagcCTTAAAAAAGTCGGATCAATGCATCCCTTCTAATTACGGCTGATTAAAGTTAAGCTATACCCCTGTAAATCCTGTTgtaacagcgtagccacacgcgagcgcgcatatgcgtgCGAGCGCGCATTggaaaccgacccgggtgatttatacatgtaagaagttacaaactgtccctttaagtaaaattagGAATGCAGAACTTATACTTGTAATAGTGTATTGTTATTTCACATTGAAGtactttaagtaaaggatctgaatactgcTTTCATCACTGTATTTTCATCATATCTAATTATAATGCAATCCAAAATATTCCCTAAAAATAGTCTGCATCACTGACAGAAGACACTGAACCAAAAAAAAGTCCCTTTGAGGTATCGTTGTACTGCGCATGCGCGCTGCATCATCTCCCCACTCCCTCTCCTCTCGTCGCCGTGGTAACGGCAGAGCAGAGGGGGGCTCAGAGAGGAGAGGTACCCAGACTCATCACTCATCACTCATCACGTGACCGGCCTCTTCTTGGTACCTCTGGGTTGGGATAAAACGTCGGTTGTTCTCGGACCTAGAGCGAGCAAATTGATCAGTCGGTCAACTTGAAAGCAGATTTTTGGGTCAATTGAACAGGAATCGGTGAGTGTGACACTGTGATGGTTACATCAGACGTCGAGCAACAACCTCTAACGAGCTGTAAGATAgcagctaaccagctagcctgactggagagagagagagagagagacaatagGAGGTCGACGGGCTGTGATGGAGATAACATAGCCGTGTTGTATTAAAGCAGATGAAATATGTTCAGCTAAAACACGAAGAGGTTGTGTTTGTCTCTTAATCTGCTGCACGCAGAACAACAGTAAAAGGCTTTTCTTTGTGAGGAAACAGGTCGTAGCTTTCATGTCAGCAGCTATTGTCTGGTAGCAGTCTTCTAATGTGATTTGCCTGCACATTAATGCTGAaataattctgtttttatccgtgactgtattcatgtgttgaGGCAGGAGGAGACAGCCACTGCCCCAGTGACCTGTATCATCTGTATCATCTGTATCATCTGTATCTGGCACATTGTGGATGCACTTTATGACATAAAGCATGGCAGCAGGCTGATCCATGTGTGTACACCCTGCAGGGATGAGGTGCTCATCCTCATGTAACTGTTACTGTTACCATCTGCCTGCACTGCTTGCttcacttaaagtggcagtaggcagtatatttttggcatcattgggcaaaaatgtataattaataatatataataatataataacctttcagcatattgtaattcaagtgttctgagagataactagacttctgcacctcctcatggctctgtttacaggctttaaaaaatctagcccgtgacgggagactttgaccaatcacaggtcatttcattgagagagcgttcctattggctgtgctccggtcatgtgaccggaacttggcgttctttcaccagatttcacaatggcggcagcgtcacaaacgttctcattttacagctaaaccgtgcactacaagatgattctgaaaacatttgaggcgagaaataggcattaacgtaaaataatattgattcatatttgatcagtttgaccgtttggtcggagttcgcgagtgattgacagtcggctctcatagacggcagctggacagcagacctcagatcagctcttactgcttgttttcctccggtaaaTGAAATCTTGCAGGTGCCATTAGGaacatcggaggacacagaggcacatgatttttgtcaggttacctgtttcatgtaccaCTGTCACGATACAGCGactgttttaatcatatttgctccaatctcgcctacttcagctttaaaggatcAGTCCACTAAAACATACCATATTTTGTGGTGTCAAGTCATGCAGATAGGGATTTTTAGTTTCCATTTCTGAGATTTATGCTGATACCAGAGAGGTGAATATAGTTTCAGTTATGGTGTTCACTAGGTTTAATGTCAATTAACTTagagaggacctattatgcttattttcaggtgcatacttgtccataattaaccgtttaactgttaaccgacattaagcattttaaccaattaacgctatcggttaaaacggttaaaagaaatgttaataattaattaaaaagcagaGTAGCTCAGAGGAGCGtttcgtctctttaaggagaaaagctggtccaccttaacagcccaccttaagaggcataGCCGGAGtcgcaggatacaggaagtcggctccggtctctccatggatgtattaaaagaacagctccagctcgcttgagcggagcggaggagttgtagctaCGTAGCATTCATTCACCggcaaataaactgtacacacgctgctacacctacgttcacagctataacgccaccaacaacctcacactcaccgcccacacacacacacggtctgttggaaactcgctaaagttacgcagactacatGTGTGGCAGCGAACCTCCGGCGATGCTAGAGCTGCTAgtgtagcacaaatacacacactgtttgtttgacactcgctaaagttatgccgagcagacacacagctgacaacctgcaaatctaaactaaatgtgcggtggagacttttactgggaaagtggctgcatgtccgcgacactactcgcagcatcgtagctgctaagttaacgctcccggacgggagaactggggactcccgtcaacgaatatctgttggtcacctgcagctggtacaccgctgcatgcgaggcacaaatcttgtcggttacatttttcaaaatgagcatccctaatttggggattctactagaacatgtttgcatgctttaatgttcataaaatactttacttttctcataccggctgtgctgcagcacctcttttctccctctttctgaAACTGTTTGAGGTCTTCTGTGTGAGATCTGGTCAATACCCAATTCATTTAATAAGGTCAACAGTTAGTCTGAAGACAGATATCTTAATGCTAAAACTCTGTGTGCCTATGCACGTGaagaaaaaattaaacatttgtgttgtatttttggtgaactaaccctttaaaggtacagtgcgtaggatttggcagcatttaTTGGTGTGGTTGctgattgcaaccaactgagtaccactccgctcactccttcctttccaactgcggtaacgtgagccccggagtgcaaaactgtggtaacgccgttcgcctcactaagaggccatccttatcataataacactaccttaggagcaacagaagtcagatggcggctggcagtaccacggttttgcactctgcggctcatgttacagcagtttcacaagtgtgtcggagaactacggtggccttcaggtaacgtaaaaacacgacAGGCCTTCGTTAGagcctgtgtttggtttgtccgttgtagaaacatggcggagcaacatggtggactccgtgaagaggacccactccctatatagatatgaaggattcattctaagctaacgaaattcttagtttcaggtgattatatacaaatgaaaacatagttatgaatattatattccatttctgctaatagatcccccgacatgctacacactgttcctttaagactaCTGTAACGACCCATTTATTCAATGTAGAACAAGTGAAAGGGAGTAGAGGCTCCAGCTTGCTCTACTAGCCTACTTCCTAATGTGACAGTGTTTCCTGTCAATGTGAACTTGTGTTATatatcctcctctccttttctcctgTAGACATGTCAGACGTAGTTCCTCCAGAGGTGAGACCCAAACCGGCCGTCCCCGCCAAGCCCCCAAATGTGGGGGCTCCTTCCCCCTCCAGCCCCTTCCCACCCCAGGGCCCGGGCATCGGAGGTGGCGGCgtttcagctcctcctccgAGTGCCATTCCAGTCGCGATCGGCAGTCACGGCAGCCACGGTGTGAGTCATAATGTGGGTCACGGTGTGGGCCACGGTGCGGGCCATGTTGGGGGTCACACTGCAGCACATAATGGAGGTCATGCTCATGGAGGCTCCCACAGCTCCAGCGGCGGATCCACTTTGCTGGGGTATATTGGTATTGACACTATCATTGAGCAGATGAGGAAGAAGACCATGAAGGCGGGCTTTGACTTTAATATCATGGTCGTCGGTAAGTCACAGAAAGACAAAGCGAAACAATCTAAATTCTTTCATACCTGGacactttctgtctctctttttttctgtaattttacccCCTCTTCGGCCTtgttcattacattttttcccccctccctctcGTCTCAGGTCACAGCGGTCTTGGAAAGTCGACTCTGGTGAACACCCTGTTCAAGTCCCAGGTGAGCAGGAGGAGTGCAGGATGGAGCCGTGATGACAAGATCCCCAAAACTGTGGAGATCAAGGCGGTGTCTCATGGTGAGTCCAGGGAGAGAGCTTCTGTTCTTTCTCTAGAGCCAGACATTTATAGCAGCATTTCATTTGACAGAGGAAATTAAAGATCTTTGACCGCGTTCTTAAAAGTCCCAGTGCACCCTGGTAGCTGCCAAGTGAGCTTTCCCATTTATTTTAGTTGAGCTACAAATGCACGGGCCAACTTCTATGTCTTCTGCAGGTACTCTGTGTGAGAGGCTCTGATGATTTGTTTACTGTGGCTGCTCACTTACTGTCATAGCTGGTACTGAGAATGAATGTTCCTCCTGGTTACATTGCTCTGGAATATTTATACTTTATGTATCATAAAAAAACTGCCTGATTTGTGTCTATTTGGAGTAGTTAGCTCTACCAACAGAGTAGGAGGAAGATTATGTGTTCATCTGTCTGTTTGCAACATatctaaaaatgaataaatggatTAGGCTGAAATTAGTGGACAGATCACTGACAGATTACTGATTGTTCAAGGATCAAGTAACTAGATTTTGTGATAATCTGATAATCTGACAGTGTCAATGTGCCAACATAAATTCAAAAATTCTGGATTTCTAGAAGTTTATTGTGTCCATGGCACAAAGTGGAGTTTGTTTAAAGGTGATCAGTCAGGACAGGCAACCAAATCAAAAAGGTCAAGGCAGGGAGGCAAAAGGTCCAAAAGAACAAGTAacatatagactgtatataagaagtggacgtagtcatcgtgacgtcaccctattggtttgtggactgccattttgaagccttaagttcggcattttggccgtcgccataatttttttttttgacacgagagggtggagctaactaCAACCGAATgttgaataacacatttttaggtgaccaaaatcttacaattaactttcatgaactgaaaacacactgtgaaagggttaaagttgtaagacaaaaagacagaaaaccggacaacgccgtggtagcgacctgtcaatcacaaggtagccacgccctaaatcatcccctgctttatggtctatttgactctaaataatttactaaatgaacatcatgctgtattgaagaagacttgaaactagcgattgagaccataaactcatgtttacaatatttactgaggtaataaatcaagtgagaagtaggctcattttctcatagacttctatacaatcagacttctttttgcaaccagaggagtcgccccctgctggctgttagaaagaatgcaagtttaaggcacttcagcactggtttcacttctcagacctggagttgcccactgaaGTAACACGACTAAAACTCTGACTACATTATTGGCAAGTACAGATTGTTCTTGGGCCTACGATCTGCTACTGGATCGTTGACAGCTTTTACTTGACACAAATCCATCAGTCCTTGGAGTAATGTCTGTAACTATGAGGAAGTGTTTTTCTGTCACGCACGGCCTGTCGACAGACTTGTTGATCTTCAGCCCAGATAATATTTgttcacacacatactgtggATGCATCAGAgcttcttttcattttcatttgacTTTTGTTAGataaactgagcttttgaaatgGTCTCTTTTGTCTCACGCAAACCTCGGACAAAATGTCTCGAATTCTTCCCACCTTCAGACTTCAGCTATACAGCCAGTCtatgttttttctgtctgttaCATTTTCATTATAATAGGACATCTCAGACGAGACACACTAGCTTTAGAGTTGGTAATATCAGGTGCTACTTTcacagagagatgagagatTATTTAGCCTAACACCAGTTAGACAGTTGCATAAAGGTAAAGATTATCTCATTTAAAGCCTAAAAAGTTTGCTACCATAACGCCAGACAGTCTCTGAACTGAGAGctgtgtttccatggtaacaatgAATGACCCCTGCTGACACAAAGAGGTAAACATGGCTCAATTTGTGGTTTGCTAACAATGTCTTAGAGTGAGGAGTCTTGACTTGTTTCACTCATTACTGAAACATCCATGTTGTGATATTCTTCCCGAAGCTTTCTGCTGGAATAAACCCAACTGAGCAGCGAGAATAAGCCATGATTTTGGTTCGAAAAGAGTCCTAAGTAGCTAGAAAATAGAGCAGATTATTCCTATGTAAAGCCACTATGTGTGGTATTTGAAAATATCTGACTTTGGCGCCCCTCCCCCGGTGTTAGTATCAAATCAGTGGCTGTGGCAGACAGCTCTGTGGGCTGTTTATGGATTCATTCGGGGACTCTTCAGTATGTAGCATTCAGCAGTGTGCTCATTATAGCATCTGGGACTGGAGAAGTGACTGAACTCATCTACATCCTCGATGATTTAACAGCACCAGGGAAACAGTGGGGATATGTCAGACCCTTGGACAGAGCTCAGTGGTTGCGCGCACAAATCGCCTGCGGttgacagtgacctgacattatTACGCTCTTGCCAGAGAGCGGCGTTGCCAGAGAGACACAGCAGATGTGTTAAAAATATCTCAGTCAGATCATTTATACTTTGCTGTGTTTCTAGCTTGAATACTGTTTCTCTGTTTATTCCTAACATAAATTCAATATGTTGAATATTCAGATAGAAAATAATATACATGAAATACACATCAGTTGCATAGAATTGATAGTGTTTCCAAATACAAAGCAACAGCTGTggtttatgttgtttgtttctttgtgtgtgcatcttATTTTTACAGTCCTTGAGGAGGGGGGTGTGAAGATGAAGCTGACAGTCGTCGACACTCCAGGCTTTGGAGACCTAATCAATAATGACAACTGGTGGGTTTTCCAACTCCAGCATCATTAAAGCCTCATGAATGATAAATCATTACTGCCTTATCTTACCATGAACTATTTATCACTTGTCACCTTACAAAATGCGACAATCTATTTAGTTCCTCCCGAAATTACATTGAAAATTGTCCTACTCAAGtaaagtcttcttcttctccttctcttttcttgATCAAGTATTCAATTTCTCTCAAGCTGACCTCTTCTGTCGTATCCACAGCTGGGAGCCCATTGCCAAGTACATCAATGAGCAGTATGAGAAGTTCCTGAAGGAGGAGGTCAACATCACGAGAAAGAAGCGCATCCCTGACACCAGGGTGCACTGCTGTCTGTATTTCATCACCCCTACTGGACACTCGTGAGTTAATCTTTGTGTGAACTAGAGATTAGTAAAGTAATCACTCAAACCGTCTTTAAGTATCTGATCTAAATGTGCTTTCAGTGATCTGTTGGCAAAGAGAGCAGCATACATACAGTGTTCATGTCCCTTTATCCAAAAACATGTCATTTCATATTAACAAAGCCTTAAATCAAGGGAGCTACTTTATATTGAAGACAACACTCTCTCCTCTGAACACCTCACAATTAGCTCCTGCTGACAGCTGTGAAATTGCTCTTTAATGGATAAACGGATTCAGTCTTTTGTGTATTACAGCCAGTGTATCCCATCCTTCTTAGCCGAGGTAATTGAGACCGACAGGGTGTTTTGTGTGCAGGCAAACAAGAACTGGGACACAACCTTTGTCCAATGATAAGCCCACTTTTCAAATAGCATCCACACTGTAAGTCTTTTGTAATTGCTACAAGACTCGGGTAAGGTAATAAGACGTATGAAACATGACAACTAAAATCCCTGTGGCTCTTTCTGCTATTTGTTATCCTGATCCTCTTTTCACTGTCGCGTACGAGCCTTCTGGGAGAATCACACAGCTCCTAAATCAACCTACGTTCTCTGTcttttctgttctctctctctctctctgtctgtctgtccttcagtCTTCGGCCTATCGACGTCGAGTTCATGAAGCACTTAAGTCACTCGGTCAACATTATTCCCGTCATAGCAAAGGCAGACACGATGACCGTTGAGGAGAGACAGGAGTTCAAACAGCGGGTGAGTCAATGATAATCCCTCTAAAGCTCGGCTGATAAATCAGCCAGGCCTATATATCAGCCAATATAGGCTTATTTTCTATGTAACAGTATTCATTTATATGTCGATGTCAATGCCTATAGTTATCAAGAAATGCCAAAGATATGCTTAAGTTATTTTCCATTACATCGTTGTCCTTTACAGagacaagtttatttttcaacttcaAAATGTCCTACTCAGTTCATATTTTGgcctttaaagggtaacttcagtgtttttcaacctggacccaaTTTTCCtatgttttgtgtctaactaacaatttctgaaattggtccagtatggagggagagcgctgtagacggcagctgctcacgggctgcaatatggtgctattggggcaagctggcaccgtcacaTACGTCCACTAAAAGGGATTGTTTCTGCCCTGATTGTTagtataagtgtctgacattatggaaagagtctcgctcaatgagaagtctcgttctgaaatctggcgaggtgacatGTTGtcagaagacaacggtggaatagtggattacatccatggtggaaacgcgactGCCAAccaggcagagtttgttgtgttggagtacagaaaacgtagcttagtgttatcttaaatattttcaatgtcatggctgaatatttagatgatttcgacaatgtggatgaggtctttgaattcgatgaccgcccgtatttatttgagccagagaatacggatattcagatttcacaacgagacttcttcttgagcgggacttggacacaataacaaacagaccggatcaagcgaaaggtacgaaaagtgttttatttctctgtagggtcctatcccataatgttgtcagacacatataataacaatcagagcctatcagtggcaaaaaaaaacaagcacttttagtggacgtaacgttacacTGATGCTGCTCACTTGTCCTCACAGCTCCTTACACGGCTGCCAGTTACAGCATTATCTCTCAATACTGGACccatttcaaaaagtgttgtccccattagtcacttggacacaaaaacatgagaaaatagggtcaccctttaaagctgcatttataaatatatctgtattaaCAATGGATGAAATGACTATGTGTAGTGTGAAAGATAATGCTCGTAGTGACAAGATATGTTATGTCAGATAttcccctcaggagttggtagagaccaaaaacagagctaaaagagaatgaatattacattcatcaggtgaccAGAAACAGGAATgataaatgaatgctaatgttgatTTCTGTCTGCTGGACGTGTAAATAAGCAGCTGTTTGCTATCAACTTTAGTGCATCAGCTTTATAAGGTGATCATCTGTCAGTGTTTACAGCTGGTttttgctgcccccaagtggccaaaaaatcacaatgcagtgttaaaaaaaaactcaaattttcAGGGATCCAAAAATGTtcatgttatgtaaaaaaaaaaagcagactaTATTAGCCGATATCAGATCATGGATTATTAATAAATACCCTCTCCAGAGTGTTGGGTACACGAGTGATTTGAAGACATTACTCAGATGAAGGTGTTTCACAGATGTGTGTTGTCTCCTGGCTTGTTTTGTTCTGTAGGTAAGGAAGGAGTTGGAAATGGGCGGGATTGAGTTTTACCCACAGAAAGAGTTTGATGAGGACATGGAGGACAAGAACGACAACGACAAGATCAGAGTAAGTGGTTCTGTTcttcctttcacacacacattatgtccAATGAGTCTTTCCCTCCTCCAAGCAGGATGTCAGGGCACTGGGGCATGTTGTGTATTTGTTTCATCTCATAAACCTTGTGCAGTGCTCTTCGGTACACTGAACCCTGCTGAAATGTCTCCGTGCATAGGAGGCGATGCCCTTTGCTGTGGTGGGCAGCGACaaagaatatcaagtgaatagCAAACGGGTTCTGGGGAGGAAGACGGCGTGGGGCATCGTAGAAGGTGAGTGATAATATGGCCTTCCTTAATAAGTAACATTTCCAGTCATAATATATAGATAATGATGGTGTCAGGTAAAGGACAAGATATGACATTTGATTCtgtccattttttttgttgcagttgAAAATCCCAACCATTGTGAGTTTGCTCAGCTGAGAGACTTCCTGATCAGGTAAAATAGTCTTTTAAATATACTAACTTAAAGACTTAAATTTTGATTTGAATTGTATATATTCTGTATAATTCTTTGCGCTGTATTAAACCAAAACATAAgaatcatatttaaaaaaaacacaataatgccAATACATCCCTGTCAAAGAGATATATACCTAACTAGCAGCATGTCCCCTCTGTGTTCTTTCTCAGGTCTCACCTCCAGGATTTGAAGGAGGTCACTCACAACATTCACTATGAAACCTATCGTGCCAAGAGACTGAACGACAACGGAGGTCTCCACCCCATATCCTCCAACGGCACCCAAGAGAGCAACCTGTAGTCA
Proteins encoded:
- the sept3 gene encoding neuronal-specific septin-3 isoform X1 — encoded protein: MDQTDIFAPPDHHGAKLPEYPSEKYCLFNTNSFGISSKGVFDLPSRPQHRVNQRPDETTTTASPSRHQPHYSPADRAFIMEEPEDPYYVTMYYPGSVYVDMSDVVPPEVRPKPAVPAKPPNVGAPSPSSPFPPQGPGIGGGGVSAPPPSAIPVAIGSHGSHGVSHNVGHGVGHGAGHVGGHTAAHNGGHAHGGSHSSSGGSTLLGYIGIDTIIEQMRKKTMKAGFDFNIMVVGHSGLGKSTLVNTLFKSQVSRRSAGWSRDDKIPKTVEIKAVSHVLEEGGVKMKLTVVDTPGFGDLINNDNCWEPIAKYINEQYEKFLKEEVNITRKKRIPDTRVHCCLYFITPTGHSLRPIDVEFMKHLSHSVNIIPVIAKADTMTVEERQEFKQRVRKELEMGGIEFYPQKEFDEDMEDKNDNDKIREAMPFAVVGSDKEYQVNSKRVLGRKTAWGIVEVENPNHCEFAQLRDFLIRSHLQDLKEVTHNIHYETYRAKRLNDNGGLHPISSNGTQESNL
- the sept3 gene encoding neuronal-specific septin-3 isoform X2; amino-acid sequence: MSDVVPPEVRPKPAVPAKPPNVGAPSPSSPFPPQGPGIGGGGVSAPPPSAIPVAIGSHGSHGVSHNVGHGVGHGAGHVGGHTAAHNGGHAHGGSHSSSGGSTLLGYIGIDTIIEQMRKKTMKAGFDFNIMVVGHSGLGKSTLVNTLFKSQVSRRSAGWSRDDKIPKTVEIKAVSHVLEEGGVKMKLTVVDTPGFGDLINNDNCWEPIAKYINEQYEKFLKEEVNITRKKRIPDTRVHCCLYFITPTGHSLRPIDVEFMKHLSHSVNIIPVIAKADTMTVEERQEFKQRVRKELEMGGIEFYPQKEFDEDMEDKNDNDKIREAMPFAVVGSDKEYQVNSKRVLGRKTAWGIVEVENPNHCEFAQLRDFLIRSHLQDLKEVTHNIHYETYRAKRLNDNGGLHPISSNGTQESNL